The DNA region TTTGGGTAGGGCTGGGGTGGAATGCTGGGGTTCCCCAGGGCACCTTGGGGAGCAGGGTGGAGGCTGATGGCTGAGGTCCCACCCAGCCACCTCTCCTCCTAGGTGCTGGCTCTACTGGGATCATGCCTGTGACCTTTGCCCTCTTGTTCCTCCTAAGCCGGGCAACCTCGGACCCATGCTATGATCCAGGGGGACGCCCTCGCTTCTGCCTTCCACCAGTGACCCAGCTGGCAGGTGGCATAGCAGCCTCCTGTCCCCAGTCCTGTACCCTTTCCCCAGGGACTAGTCCTGGCCCTGGGGCCACCTGCAATGGCAGTCTGACCCTGGACTTGGATGGCCCCTTCCTCCTGACGTCTGTCAGCCTGCGCTTCTGCACCCCAGGACCCCCAGCCCTAGTTCTGTCTGCGGCCTGGGCTGCAGGGGGTCCCTGGAGGCCTCTGTGGCGCAGACCTGCCTGGCCTGGGGCTTTGGGGGGTCCTGAGAGGGTCATCTTTCGCTCCCCACCAGGCCCTAAGGCCAGGGTGGTGGCCAGCCACCTCCGTGTGGAGTTTGGAGGCCGAGCAGGGCTGGCAGCAGCTGGCGTGAGAGGCCGCTGCCAGTGCCATGGCCATGCGGCCCGCTGTGCTGCCCGTGCCCGGCCTCCACGCTGCCGCTGCCGCCACCACACCACCGGCCCAGGGTGCGAGAGCTGCCGCCCATCCCACCGAGACTGGCCCTGGAGGCCTGCCACGCCCCGGCATCCCCACCCCTGCCTGCGTGAGTCCTGGGGCCCCCTCGCAACTTGTTGGTCCTGTGTCCCCAAGGGCACAGGATGCTCTCATCCGTCCCTGGCTGGGTGCAGGTGCTCAGGTAGCAGACTGGGCAGCGGGACATTTCCTGACTCCAGCCAACCTCACAACAATCATGAAACACGTGCCAGCTCCGCGCGGCATCAAGCCCATTTCTAGATGagcaggctgaggctggaggttgGGAGTCCTTTGCACAAAGACACACAGCTACCATGAGTGGCAGAACCAGGACCTGAGCTCAGGAAGTCCAGGGCCTCAGCTCCCGCTTGCCAAACTCCCACTGGGTGCTGTCACCTGAGTGCTCTAGGGTGGCAGACAGAAGCCCAGTCTCGGCAGCCCAGATTGCCTGGGTGTGAAACCCAGCTCCTCTGCTTACCAGCTGGGTGACCTCGGGCAAGTGACTTAACATCTCTGTCTCACTTCGTTCCCTCCCCTGAAAAGTGGGAATAGTAACAGTGCTTCCTTAAGGTGGAAGTGGAAATCCAGTGAACTGACACACAAAAGCCTCCAGAGCAGAGTCCAGGCCACACCTGGCAGAAGGAAAGCTTCCTGAGCACCTGCCATGTTACCATTCCCCGGCAAAGGAAGGAGAGCCCCAAGGGGACAGACAGGTCACTTGACTTCAGGTCTGAGTGCCAGCAAGGAGCAGGGCTGAGACCCTTCACAGGGAGTCACACCTTCCTAGAAGCTACCACACACTGGGCCACCAGCCGATAATTACCCCCAGCTTCTCCTTGATGCCCATTCCCTTCAGGTGCTCCCAGGTTGCAGCTTCTAAGGTCAAGGCCCCTCCTCAGAGACCTGGTCAGCTCCTTCCCACCCCACTGTGACCCTGGGTAGAGCCCAGTCCCCTACCCCCATGCGTGGGACATACTGTACCAGCAGATCATCCTAGTGGCCTCAGCTCCCAACCCTCTTCTGCCCCTACTAGCGACTTCCCTGGGGCCAGGAGGCCACCACGTTCCAGTTCTCTGCTCCCCACTGCACTAGGGCCTCCATCTGGCAGCCCCACCAGGCCTCTGGAGCAGCCAAGTCTGACCTGCTCCATCAGCCCCCCTCAGGGAAGTGAGCAAGGGAGATTCACACGTCCTAAGGGTGGGACAGGCTTCATTCTGGGCCTGGGAGCTGGGAGGTTGTCCCTCCGAATGGCCACTCAGGCTGGGTAGGGCACTGCCCTCCAAACTTGGGTGAGAGATTGACAGTGCTGTGGTGTGGGGTGGGTGGACAGGTGAGGCTAACTCCTGGGGCTGAGCAGCAGCTTTACAGACATGGATGGTATGCAGACTCCCACTCCCCAGGTCTGAGTTTCCTGGGTGGCAGGGTGCAAGGTGAAGTGATTCCCCTCAAATCAGATAATCTGAGTGGCACTGACACCTCTCATGTACACCCAAACCCTGGGAGACAGAGGTGGAGATCCCCACTAGACAGGGAGCAAACCAAGGCTCAGAGCAAGTCGTTTCTCAGAGAACACACAGCCAGCTCTGCACCACAGCTCCTGAACTCCCAGGCACCTGACAGAACAGGCCTCTCAACCCCCTTAAACCCAGGTAACTTCAAGGATGGTCTAGGCACCTCCTGCCTCAACAGCGCACTCTGGGGCACTCACCAGAAATACAGATCTTTAGCCCAGCAGCTGTCCAGAGAGTGGGCCCTggatttatattgttttcttaaaatgggGCCCTGGTAATTCCTAAAGAAGTAAGGCTTAAGGGCTACTGCCTTCAAAAACCTGATAAATGCCACCAGCAAAACAGACTGTCCTCAGATGAGCCACATGGAAGCACCCAAGTGTGGTTGCTAAGAACACAGCCTCTGAAGCCAGgatgcctgggttcaaatcctgcctctgACTACCACCCAGCTGTGCTACCTTGGGGCAGTGACTTCACCTTTCTGTGTCTGTTTTCCTATCTGCAAATTGGGGATGATGATAGTGGTAGCTTCACAGCCCTTTGGGGATGAAATACATCTATCACTTAGCACCTGGCATCTGACATGCGGAAGAACTCATCAGCAAGTACTTGCTCTGCGCCAGCCCCGAGTTAAGCACTTTCTATCTGCTTTATCTCATGTAAGCCTCATGAAATAAACACTACAAATGCCATTCTGCAGCCGAGGAAACCAAGCTCTGGAACACAATCAGAGGCAGACAGCGTCTGAGCTCACTGCCCACCCAGAGCTGCCCTTCCTCTTTTAGCTCCACAGTTTCACAGTGCCACTCGAGAAGTCCCCAGGTCCCCTCCTGCTCACCCACTTCTGGACCAATATCCCATTTTAGAATGAGAATGAAGATGCTCTGGGACCCAGGCTCACCCAGAAGCTCCAGGCTGCGTCTTTTACATCATACCctcacttttttcctttcctgaggGCAGGGCAGTGGGGAGAGGGCTGGAAACAGAGAGCCTGGCCCTCATGTGCCCTCCCCCACTCGCTCTAGCCTGCTCCTGCAACCAGCACGCTCGCCGCTGCCGGTTCAACTCTGAGCTGTTCAGGCTGTCTGGTGGCCGGAGTGGGGGTGTATGTGAACGGTGCCGCCACCACACAGCTGGGCGACACTGCCACTACTGCCAGCCAGGGTTCTGGAGGGATCCCAGCCAGCCTATCACCAGCCGAAAGGCCTGCAGGGGTGAGTGTAGCCAGGCCCAGAGGGCAAGGATGCAGGGCCTGGactcctgggtctgagggaggaagGGCTGGGACCTGGACTCCTGGGTCTTGGGGAGGAGGGGCATGCAGATTTGGTAAGGAGCATCTGCGTCCCAGGTACCCCATGTCCCCAGTTCCTTTCCACATGTAGCCTGCCAGTGCCACCCCATTGGGGCAACAGGAGGCACCTGCAACCAGACCAGTGGGCAGTGCTCCTGCAAGTTAGGGGTCACAGGCCTGACGTGCAGTCGCTGTGGTCCTGGCTACCAGCAGAGCCGCTCCCCTCGGATGCCCTGCCAGCGTGAGTCCTGAGGGGCAGGGCCACAAGTCCTgaatggggaggggaggagacatTCCAGATCTCAGTGGATGAATGTGGAGGGACAAGTGACCTTAGGAAATGGGAACCAGGGACTGGAGACTAAACTCTGAGCCTTAGGGATACAGTCCTGAAATTCCAGATTCTTTAGTCTTAGGGAGAAGGGGTTAGGGCCCTGAACTTCTGGTCCTAAAAGAAGAAGGGGTAGGGGTCCAGACTCCTAGGTCCTGGGAGAAGAGAGCAAGAGATGCTTGGAATCCTTGGGGAGCGTGGCTAAGAGGTTAAATTAAATTTCTCCTTTGGTCTCCCAGGAATTCCAGAAGCAACAACCATCTTTGCTACTACACCTGGTGCTTCCAGCTCTGGTAAGGCAGGCTGGCACAGAGATCCCCAGGCAGTAAGAGGGGTAAGGGATGGACCCAGAGTCACCAGGGGTGTGGGCACGCCGGCTGTCAATCAAGATGGACTGAGGATGGGTGGTGCAGAAGGTTGTGACCCAGGCCTCAGAAGCCTGACCCTCCCCAGACCCTCAGTGTCAAAACTACTGCAATATTTCGGATACCAGAGTACACATGAGCCTTCAGAGGTACTGCCAGCAGGACTATGGTGAGTGCTGGGGGGAAAGGGGGCCATGGCTGTCCAGATGACCTGACAACTGCCTTCAGGCAGCACCCTCTCTGgccttcaatttcctcatcttaaaTGGAAGGGGCACTGAATTCTAAGGCCCTTCCCAATCCAGGATCTGATGGGACATGAATGGGGGGAGgaa from Marmota flaviventris isolate mMarFla1 chromosome 18, mMarFla1.hap1, whole genome shotgun sequence includes:
- the Ntn5 gene encoding netrin-5, translated to MPVTFALLFLLSRATSDPCYDPGGRPRFCLPPVTQLAGGIAASCPQSCTLSPGTSPGPGATCNGSLTLDLDGPFLLTSVSLRFCTPGPPALVLSAAWAAGGPWRPLWRRPAWPGALGGPERVIFRSPPGPKARVVASHLRVEFGGRAGLAAAGVRGRCQCHGHAARCAARARPPRCRCRHHTTGPGCESCRPSHRDWPWRPATPRHPHPCLPCSCNQHARRCRFNSELFRLSGGRSGGVCERCRHHTAGRHCHYCQPGFWRDPSQPITSRKACRACQCHPIGATGGTCNQTSGQCSCKLGVTGLTCSRCGPGYQQSRSPRMPCQRIPEATTIFATTPGASSSDPQCQNYCNISDTRVHMSLQRYCQQDYVLHAQVLALEMAGPAWRRLAVRVLAVYKQRARPVQRGGQDAWVPGADLACGCLRLQPGADYLLLGSAAGNPDPGRLVLDRYGLALPWRPRWARPLRRLQQEERAGGCRGLEPPSPNPRP